In one Apteryx mantelli isolate bAptMan1 chromosome 9, bAptMan1.hap1, whole genome shotgun sequence genomic region, the following are encoded:
- the GYG1 gene encoding glycogenin-1 isoform X1 gives MADQSFVTLATNDSYVKGALVLGSSLQHYRTTRKLTALITPQVSDPMRKVLERVFDEVILVNILDSGDSAHLALMKRPELGVTLTKLHCWELTQYSKCVFMDADTMVLSNIDELFEREELSAAPDPGWPDCFNSGVFVYRPSIETYNRLLQFATEKGSFDGADQGLLNTFFSSWATTDMSKHLPFIYNLSSTSVYSYLPAFKAFGANTKVVHFLGSTKPWNYTYDSRTKSLKGEMHDPKIVHPEFLNMWWDTYVANVLPLLEQHGIVKENTTGVNMAEVTEAVSHMSVSATAPPPSPPAPVLPTVSSQERKERWEQGQADYMGMDSFDNIKKKLDTYLQ, from the exons ATGGCAG ATCAGTCTTTTGTGACTCTAGCCACAAATGACTCCTATGTGAAAGGAGCACTGGTACTTGGTTCATCTTTGCAACACTATAGAACAACAAGGAAGTTGACTGCGCTCATAACTCCTCAGGTCTCGGATCCCATGAG GAAAGTGCTGGAAAGAGTCTTTGATGAAGTCATATTGGTAAATATTCTGGACAGTGGAGATTCAGCACACTTAGCATTAATGAAGAGACCTGAGCTGGGTGTCACTCTAACAAAACTTCACTGCTGGGAACTGACACAATattcaaaatgtgttttcatgGATGCAGACACAATG GTTTTGTCAAATATTGATGAGCTTTTTGAGAGAGAAGAGCTGTCTGCAGCACCAGATCCAGGCTGGCCTGACTGTTTTAATTCTGGAGTTTTTGTTTACCGACCTTCCATTGAAACATACAACCGGCTGTTACAGTTTGCCACAGAGAAAGGCAGCTTTGATG GTGCAGACCAGGGGTTATTAAACACCTTCTTCAGCAGCTGGGCAACAACAGACATGAGCAAACATCTACCATTTATTTATAATTTGAGCAGCACTTCTGTATACTCCTACCTTCCAGCATTTAAAGC GTTTGGTGCAAATACTAAAGTGGTACATTTCCTGGGAAGCACAAAACCATGGAACTACACATACGACTCCAGAACAAAAAGCCTAAAAGGCGAAATGCATGACCCTAAAATAGTTCACCCAGAATTCCTCAACATGTGGTGGGATACATATGTGGCTAATGTTTTACCATTATTAGAACAGCATGGAATCGTTAAAGAAAATACCACGGGTGTAAACATG GCAGAGGTTACAGAGGCAGTGTCCCACATGTCAGTATCAGCAACAGCACCACCACCTTCACCACCAGCACCAGTATTACCAACGGTATCTTCACAAGAACGCAAGGAACGGTGGGAGCAAGGCCAAGCTGACTATATGGGAATGGATTCTTTTGACAACATCAAGAAGAAACTTGACACCTACCTTCAGTAG
- the GYG1 gene encoding glycogenin-1 isoform X2: MADQSFVTLATNDSYVKGALVLGSSLQHYRTTRKLTALITPQVSDPMRKVLERVFDEVILVNILDSGDSAHLALMKRPELGVTLTKLHCWELTQYSKCVFMDADTMVLSNIDELFEREELSAAPDPGWPDCFNSGVFVYRPSIETYNRLLQFATEKGSFDGADQGLLNTFFSSWATTDMSKHLPFIYNLSSTSVYSYLPAFKAQRLQRQCPTCQYQQQHHHLHHQHQYYQRYLHKNARNGGSKAKLTIWEWILLTTSRRNLTPTFSRNACLEHHQCKDLLQNYSR; this comes from the exons ATGGCAG ATCAGTCTTTTGTGACTCTAGCCACAAATGACTCCTATGTGAAAGGAGCACTGGTACTTGGTTCATCTTTGCAACACTATAGAACAACAAGGAAGTTGACTGCGCTCATAACTCCTCAGGTCTCGGATCCCATGAG GAAAGTGCTGGAAAGAGTCTTTGATGAAGTCATATTGGTAAATATTCTGGACAGTGGAGATTCAGCACACTTAGCATTAATGAAGAGACCTGAGCTGGGTGTCACTCTAACAAAACTTCACTGCTGGGAACTGACACAATattcaaaatgtgttttcatgGATGCAGACACAATG GTTTTGTCAAATATTGATGAGCTTTTTGAGAGAGAAGAGCTGTCTGCAGCACCAGATCCAGGCTGGCCTGACTGTTTTAATTCTGGAGTTTTTGTTTACCGACCTTCCATTGAAACATACAACCGGCTGTTACAGTTTGCCACAGAGAAAGGCAGCTTTGATG GTGCAGACCAGGGGTTATTAAACACCTTCTTCAGCAGCTGGGCAACAACAGACATGAGCAAACATCTACCATTTATTTATAATTTGAGCAGCACTTCTGTATACTCCTACCTTCCAGCATTTAAAGC GCAGAGGTTACAGAGGCAGTGTCCCACATGTCAGTATCAGCAACAGCACCACCACCTTCACCACCAGCACCAGTATTACCAACGGTATCTTCACAAGAACGCAAGGAACGGTGGGAGCAAGGCCAAGCTGACTATATGGGAATGGATTCTTTTGACAACATCAAGAAGAAACTTGACACCTACCTTCAGTAGAAATGCTTGTCTCGAACACCATCAATGCAAGGACTTGCTCCAGAACTATAGCCGCTAG